From the genome of Haloterrigena sp. KLK7, one region includes:
- a CDS encoding methionine adenosyltransferase — protein MSERNIRVESIDRQAVEDQEVEVVERKGIGHPDSICDGVAEAVAGALAREYIDRVGEVLHFNTDETQLVAGRAAPAFGGGEVVDPIYLLIVGRATKSYEGQTIPAETIALRAARDYLSETIPQLELGEDIVVDVKLGEGSGDLQEVFGEDEVSVPMANDTSYGVGHAPLTETERIVLETERRLNGEFADENPYLGPDVKIMGKREGDRIDVTVAAAMVDEYVADMDAYSDAVDEVQAYVAEIAGEYTDREVAVHVNNADDYDEGSIYLTVTGTSAEQGDDGSVGRGNRANGLITPNRSMSMEATSGKNPVNHIGKIYNLLSTEIAESVVDDVDEIRDLRVRLLSQIGRPIDRPHVADVELVTEEGVAVGDVEDEVEAIVDEELADVTDVTRRVIDGELSTF, from the coding sequence ATGAGCGAGCGGAACATTCGGGTCGAGTCGATCGACCGTCAGGCAGTGGAAGACCAGGAAGTCGAAGTCGTCGAGCGAAAGGGGATCGGCCATCCCGACTCGATCTGTGACGGGGTCGCCGAGGCCGTCGCCGGCGCCTTGGCCCGCGAGTACATCGACCGCGTGGGCGAAGTGCTGCACTTCAACACCGACGAGACGCAACTCGTCGCCGGCCGGGCCGCGCCCGCCTTCGGCGGCGGCGAAGTCGTCGATCCGATCTATCTCCTGATCGTCGGCCGCGCGACCAAGAGCTACGAGGGCCAGACCATCCCCGCCGAGACCATCGCGCTGCGGGCCGCCCGCGACTATCTCTCGGAGACGATCCCGCAACTCGAGCTCGGCGAGGACATCGTCGTCGACGTCAAGCTCGGCGAGGGCAGCGGCGACTTACAGGAGGTCTTCGGTGAAGACGAGGTGTCCGTCCCGATGGCCAACGACACGAGCTACGGCGTCGGTCACGCGCCGCTGACCGAAACCGAGCGGATCGTCCTCGAGACCGAGCGACGGCTCAACGGCGAATTCGCGGACGAGAACCCGTACCTGGGCCCCGACGTGAAGATCATGGGCAAACGCGAGGGCGACCGGATCGACGTCACCGTCGCGGCGGCGATGGTCGACGAGTACGTCGCGGACATGGACGCGTACAGCGACGCCGTCGACGAGGTCCAGGCCTACGTCGCGGAGATCGCCGGCGAGTACACCGACCGCGAGGTCGCCGTCCACGTCAACAACGCCGACGACTACGACGAGGGGTCGATCTACCTCACCGTGACGGGCACCTCCGCCGAGCAGGGCGACGACGGCTCCGTCGGCCGGGGCAATCGCGCCAACGGGCTCATCACGCCCAACCGCTCGATGTCGATGGAGGCCACCAGCGGCAAGAACCCGGTCAACCACATCGGAAAGATCTACAACCTGCTCTCGACGGAGATCGCCGAGTCGGTCGTCGACGACGTCGACGAGATCCGCGATCTGCGCGTGCGCCTGCTCTCCCAGATCGGCCGCCCGATCGACCGGCCCCACGTCGCCGACGTCGAACTGGTCACCGAGGAGGGCGTCGCCGTCGGCGACGTCGAGGACGAGGTCGAGGCCATCGTCGACGAGGAACTCGCCGACGTCACGGACGTCACCCGCCGCGTGATCGACGGCGAGCTCTCGACGTTCTGA
- the cyaB gene encoding class IV adenylate cyclase: MYEVEVKVPADLEAVRDRLGDLGATRKRAVVQADTYYDAPHRSFPETDEALRIRRESIPDDETAESRITYKGPLLDDESKSREEFETGVDDGETMDAVLTSLGFEAAATVRKERERYGLEGYTVTLDAVDDVGEYVEVETEVAAEADLESAREGAYEVIERLDLDPDDQLRTSYLGLLLES; encoded by the coding sequence ATGTACGAAGTCGAAGTGAAGGTCCCCGCGGATCTCGAGGCCGTTCGGGACCGTCTCGGGGATCTCGGTGCGACCCGAAAGCGGGCCGTCGTGCAGGCGGACACGTACTACGACGCGCCCCACCGGTCGTTTCCAGAGACCGACGAGGCGCTGCGTATTCGGCGGGAATCGATCCCCGACGACGAGACCGCCGAGAGCCGAATTACCTACAAGGGGCCGCTGCTGGACGACGAGTCCAAGAGCCGCGAGGAGTTCGAGACCGGCGTCGACGACGGCGAGACGATGGACGCCGTCCTGACGAGCCTCGGCTTCGAGGCGGCCGCGACGGTCCGTAAGGAACGCGAGCGCTACGGGCTCGAGGGCTACACCGTCACCCTCGACGCGGTCGACGACGTCGGCGAGTACGTCGAAGTGGAGACCGAGGTCGCGGCCGAAGCCGACCTCGAGTCGGCCCGCGAGGGCGCCTACGAGGTCATAGAGCGGCTGGATCTCGATCCCGACGACCAGCTTCGGACCTCGTATCTGGGCCTGTTGCTCGAGTCCTGA
- a CDS encoding serine hydrolase, producing MSVVHDGTVALSKGYGETSFDGAAVTATETPVQTGSVSKLITFTAAMGLVDRDEIDPDVDVTEYLESVSIPDAYDEPITLAHLATHTPGFEIRARNDTVSDRNHRQPLEEAVGSYQPARIHPPGELKGYTNYAAALTGQLVADVSGSSFEAYARREIFDPLGMDRSTFAPTPDHLDPDTRDALATELPWHSNVPPASGFWSTGADMARFMLAHLEGGRTDSGRMLSEAATEEMHRQWFTPHEKLGGMAFGFFERTRDDVRLLTHSGEGPAYGSQLVLVPELDLGLFVSFQGRQTGNAVGSFRDAFLERYVPTGDEALTPDGRPERADELEGTYRALQIYESTTYEKLLLSTYSSDREVWIEDDGTLVMDTGSVSRWVEIEPLVFRRVDGQRTLVFHEEGGEITALSIGGAGSAYVPISRLDDVTVQARLAIGASIVALSGVLGWPLAAAVRRYRGVARSSAGPARRARLAAGAAGGLLFGFVAAFVVAALFTSILDGPSLIDRPPRGFGLVFGLSIAGTVATLAAAGYAVLAWREKFWTLAARLHYTAVVGSLAVLVWVFRYWNLLWP from the coding sequence GTGTCGGTCGTCCACGACGGCACGGTCGCGCTCTCGAAGGGGTACGGCGAGACGTCGTTCGACGGCGCGGCGGTGACCGCGACGGAGACGCCGGTCCAGACAGGGTCTGTCTCGAAACTTATCACCTTCACCGCGGCGATGGGACTCGTCGACCGGGACGAGATCGATCCCGACGTCGACGTGACCGAGTATCTCGAGTCGGTATCGATTCCGGACGCGTACGACGAGCCGATCACGCTCGCTCACCTGGCGACGCACACGCCCGGGTTCGAAATCCGCGCGCGAAACGATACGGTCAGCGACCGCAACCACCGCCAGCCTCTCGAGGAGGCGGTCGGTTCCTATCAGCCGGCGCGGATTCACCCGCCCGGCGAGCTCAAGGGGTACACGAACTACGCGGCCGCGCTGACCGGACAGCTCGTCGCCGACGTCTCCGGATCCTCGTTCGAAGCGTACGCCCGCCGAGAGATCTTCGACCCGCTCGGAATGGATCGGAGCACGTTCGCACCGACGCCCGACCACCTCGACCCGGACACGCGCGACGCACTCGCGACCGAGCTCCCGTGGCACTCCAACGTCCCGCCGGCGTCGGGATTCTGGTCGACGGGTGCGGACATGGCCCGGTTCATGCTGGCACATCTCGAGGGCGGCCGGACCGATTCGGGACGAATGCTCTCCGAAGCGGCCACCGAGGAGATGCACCGCCAGTGGTTTACCCCACACGAGAAACTGGGCGGGATGGCGTTCGGATTCTTCGAGCGGACCAGAGACGACGTTCGGCTCCTCACCCACAGCGGTGAAGGGCCCGCATACGGGAGCCAACTCGTTCTCGTTCCGGAGCTCGACCTCGGCCTGTTCGTCTCGTTTCAGGGGCGACAGACCGGGAACGCGGTCGGATCGTTCCGGGACGCGTTCCTCGAGCGCTACGTGCCGACCGGCGACGAAGCGTTGACGCCGGACGGCCGTCCGGAGCGGGCCGACGAGCTCGAGGGGACGTACCGAGCGCTCCAGATCTACGAGAGCACGACGTACGAGAAGCTCTTGCTCTCGACGTACAGTTCCGACAGGGAGGTATGGATCGAAGACGACGGAACGCTGGTCATGGATACCGGCAGTGTCAGCCGCTGGGTCGAGATCGAGCCGCTGGTCTTTCGCCGGGTCGACGGCCAGCGGACGCTCGTCTTTCACGAGGAGGGCGGCGAAATCACGGCGCTCTCGATCGGCGGAGCGGGGTCGGCGTACGTTCCGATCTCGCGGCTCGACGACGTGACCGTCCAGGCCCGGCTCGCGATCGGAGCGTCGATCGTCGCACTCTCGGGGGTCCTGGGATGGCCTCTCGCCGCGGCCGTTCGTCGGTACCGCGGTGTGGCACGGTCCTCGGCCGGGCCGGCGCGACGGGCGCGGTTGGCCGCCGGCGCCGCCGGCGGACTCCTGTTCGGGTTCGTCGCCGCGTTCGTCGTCGCCGCCCTGTTCACGTCGATTCTCGACGGGCCGTCACTGATCGACCGTCCGCCTCGCGGATTTGGGTTGGTGTTCGGACTGTCGATCGCCGGCACCGTCGCGACGCTCGCGGCCGCCGGTTACGCGGTCCTGGCGTGGCGCGAAAAATTCTGGACCCTCGCCGCCCGCCTCCACTACACCGCCGTCGTCGGTTCGCTCGCGGTGTTGGTGTGGGTGTTCCGGTACTGGAACTTGCTCTGGCCGTAA
- a CDS encoding peptidylprolyl isomerase, whose amino-acid sequence MTEEQEAELEEQADDVEAEAADEGADEAEGLQEGDFVELEYTAYTADGDQLVDTTDPEVAEEEGVDDQGQEFKPRTIVLGEGHIFEAVEDDIIGSEPGDEGTVTVPAEEAFGEYDPDDVQTVSAEKIDEDDRYPGANVQVDGQQGYISTIIGGRARVDFNHPLAGEDVEYDYEILGEVDDREKQAAGLFEMFLGMEPELWIETDEVEEEVPVEPDEDADDDEPAEPEFETETVEKETLYLEATPQMTMNQQWMMGKQQIGQQIIDQIGVDRVIVQEVIDGMGMGGMGGMMGGMGGMGGGDIEEALEDADVDADEIVEELEGAEE is encoded by the coding sequence ATGACCGAGGAACAGGAGGCCGAGCTCGAGGAGCAGGCCGATGACGTCGAAGCAGAAGCAGCAGACGAAGGCGCCGACGAGGCCGAGGGGCTTCAGGAGGGCGACTTCGTCGAGCTAGAGTATACCGCGTACACCGCCGACGGCGACCAGCTGGTCGACACGACCGATCCCGAGGTCGCCGAGGAGGAGGGCGTCGACGACCAGGGCCAGGAGTTCAAGCCGCGGACGATCGTCCTCGGTGAGGGCCACATCTTCGAGGCCGTCGAAGACGACATCATCGGCTCCGAACCCGGTGACGAGGGGACCGTGACCGTGCCCGCCGAGGAGGCCTTCGGCGAGTACGATCCCGACGACGTCCAGACCGTCAGCGCCGAAAAGATCGACGAGGACGACCGCTACCCCGGTGCCAACGTGCAGGTCGACGGCCAGCAGGGCTACATCAGCACGATCATCGGCGGTCGCGCCCGCGTCGACTTCAACCACCCGCTCGCCGGTGAGGACGTCGAGTACGACTACGAGATTCTCGGCGAGGTCGACGACCGCGAGAAGCAGGCCGCCGGCCTGTTCGAGATGTTCCTCGGGATGGAGCCCGAGCTCTGGATCGAGACGGACGAGGTCGAGGAAGAGGTCCCCGTCGAGCCCGACGAGGACGCGGACGACGACGAGCCCGCCGAGCCCGAGTTCGAGACCGAAACCGTCGAGAAGGAGACGCTCTACCTCGAGGCCACGCCCCAGATGACGATGAACCAGCAGTGGATGATGGGCAAACAGCAGATCGGCCAGCAGATCATCGACCAGATCGGCGTCGATCGCGTCATCGTCCAGGAAGTCATCGACGGCATGGGTATGGGCGGTATGGGCGGCATGATGGGCGGTATGGGCGGCATGGGCGGCGGCGACATCGAGGAGGCCCTCGAGGACGCCGACGTCGACGCCGACGAGATCGTCGAAGAGCTCGAAGGCGCCGAAGAGTAA